One genomic window of Desmospora activa DSM 45169 includes the following:
- the fabF gene encoding beta-ketoacyl-ACP synthase II codes for MAKRVVITGLGVISPIGNDIPTFWKNLINGKSGVGPITQFDSEAFSTRIAAEVKDFDPLDHFDRKEVRRMDRFVQFAVVASKQALDNADLDIEGMDADRIGVYVGSGIGGLKTWEEQHRNLLERGPKKVSPFFIPMMIANMAAGQVSIATGAKGPNSAAISACATGTHSIGDAAKIIQRGDADVMIAGGAEATITPMAFAGFCSAKAMSTRNDEPEKASRPFAKDRDGFVMGEGSGIVILESEEHARARGANIIAEVAGYGMSGDAFHLTSPAPEGEGAARSMKRALADAGLQPQAIGYINAHGTSTEFNDKFETMAIKTVFGEHAEQLAISSTKSMTGHLLGASGGVEAIATALALKEGILPPTINQDNPDPECDLDYVPNEARRVSVKAALSNSFGFGGHNATIVLKAFNEVE; via the coding sequence TTGGCGAAACGGGTCGTGATCACCGGTCTGGGGGTCATTTCACCGATCGGCAATGATATACCGACATTTTGGAAGAACTTGATCAATGGAAAATCGGGTGTTGGCCCCATTACCCAATTTGATAGTGAAGCATTTTCCACCCGGATTGCGGCGGAAGTGAAGGATTTTGATCCTTTGGACCATTTTGATCGCAAAGAAGTACGGCGCATGGATCGTTTCGTCCAATTTGCCGTGGTGGCTTCCAAGCAAGCGTTGGACAATGCCGATTTGGATATCGAAGGAATGGATGCGGACCGGATCGGAGTGTATGTCGGATCCGGAATTGGCGGGTTGAAGACCTGGGAAGAACAGCATCGGAATCTGTTGGAGCGCGGACCGAAAAAGGTGAGCCCCTTCTTTATTCCGATGATGATCGCCAATATGGCCGCTGGACAAGTCTCGATCGCAACCGGTGCCAAAGGTCCCAACAGTGCGGCGATTTCCGCCTGTGCCACGGGTACCCACTCCATCGGTGATGCGGCGAAAATCATCCAGCGCGGCGATGCGGATGTGATGATCGCCGGTGGGGCTGAAGCGACGATTACACCGATGGCTTTCGCTGGTTTTTGTTCCGCTAAAGCGATGTCCACCCGCAACGACGAACCGGAAAAGGCGAGTCGTCCTTTTGCTAAGGACCGGGATGGGTTTGTCATGGGTGAAGGATCCGGAATTGTAATCCTGGAGAGCGAGGAACATGCTCGGGCACGCGGGGCCAACATCATTGCGGAAGTAGCTGGTTATGGTATGAGCGGCGACGCTTTTCACCTCACTTCACCTGCTCCGGAAGGGGAAGGAGCCGCCCGCTCGATGAAACGCGCGTTGGCGGATGCCGGTTTACAACCGCAAGCGATTGGGTATATCAATGCTCATGGAACGTCTACTGAGTTTAATGACAAATTTGAAACGATGGCGATTAAAACCGTTTTCGGTGAACATGCTGAGCAATTAGCGATTAGCTCCACCAAATCGATGACAGGTCACTTGTTGGGAGCATCCGGCGGTGTAGAGGCAATAGCAACCGCACTAGCCTTAAAAGAGGGCATCTTGCCGCCGACGATCAACCAGGATAATCCGGATCCGGAGTGCGATCTGGATTATGTACCCAATGAAGCACGACGAGTATCGGTAAAAGCGGCTCTCTCCAATTCCTTTGGCTTCGGCGGACATAACGCCACCATTGTTTTAAAAGCTTTTAACGAAGTGGAATAA
- a CDS encoding tRNA-binding protein, which translates to MAQIQYEDFSKVKIHVGTITNVESFPEARKPAYKLWIDFGEGMGVKQSSAQITNLYDQEELLGRQVLAVTNFPPKRIAGFRSEVLVLGVDTENGEVALIQPDREVPRGRRLY; encoded by the coding sequence ATGGCACAGATCCAATACGAAGATTTTAGTAAAGTGAAGATTCACGTCGGCACAATCACAAACGTTGAATCCTTTCCAGAGGCGCGGAAACCGGCGTATAAACTATGGATCGATTTTGGCGAGGGGATGGGGGTAAAACAGAGCAGTGCTCAGATTACGAATTTATATGATCAAGAAGAATTACTGGGACGCCAAGTGCTGGCGGTAACCAATTTTCCGCCGAAGCGAATCGCTGGCTTTCGATCAGAGGTGTTGGTGCTAGGAGTCGATACGGAAAATGGGGAAGTGGCCTTAATCCAACCGGACCGGGAAGTGCCGCGGGGAAGACGGTTGTATTAG
- the fapR gene encoding transcription factor FapR: MSKRDRQKQLQAALEREPFLTDEEMAGRFGVSIQTIRLDRMELGIPELRERIKHMAERNVRSLHPEEVIGEVTELRLDQGGQSVLTILEEHVFARTRIARGHHLFAQANSLAVAVVDSEVVLTATASIRFVRPVHLGEQCIAKAVVVKETPHRTQVDVQTRVGDETVFQGVFDVYRSKEDQYAHRF, from the coding sequence CTGAGCAAACGAGATCGGCAGAAGCAGTTACAAGCGGCCCTGGAACGGGAACCATTTTTGACTGATGAGGAGATGGCTGGCCGGTTCGGGGTTAGTATTCAGACCATCCGCTTAGATCGGATGGAGCTGGGGATTCCGGAATTGAGGGAGCGCATTAAGCATATGGCTGAACGCAATGTACGCTCGCTCCATCCGGAAGAAGTGATCGGGGAAGTGACGGAGCTGCGGCTGGACCAGGGTGGGCAATCGGTTTTAACGATTCTGGAAGAGCATGTTTTTGCCCGCACCCGAATTGCCCGTGGACATCATCTGTTCGCACAGGCCAACTCGCTGGCCGTGGCTGTCGTCGACTCCGAAGTGGTGCTGACGGCGACAGCGAGCATTCGTTTTGTGCGCCCGGTTCACCTGGGTGAGCAATGTATCGCCAAAGCGGTGGTGGTAAAGGAAACTCCTCATCGCACCCAGGTGGACGTACAGACGCGAGTGGGCGATGAAACGGTGTTTCAAGGGGTATTTGATGTTTACCGCTCGAAGGAGGACCAATATGCGCATCGCTTTTGA
- the fabG gene encoding 3-oxoacyl-[acyl-carrier-protein] reductase, whose protein sequence is MLSGKIAMVTGGSRGIGRAVAVDLAKAGADVAVLFAGNFDAAEETASRIRETGQRAEIIQCDVADAAQVNEAVKQVVESFGRIDILVNNAGITRDNLMLRIKEEDWDQVINTNLKGVFLCTKAVTRPMMKQRFGRIINISSVVGLVGNPGQANYTAAKAGVIGLTKTAAKELASRGITVNAIAPGFIETDMTTKLGDDVQKELLDQIPLSRFGKAEDIAHAVTFLASDRASYITGQTLKVDGGMVTS, encoded by the coding sequence ATGTTAAGCGGCAAAATCGCGATGGTGACGGGAGGATCCAGAGGAATCGGCCGAGCGGTCGCGGTCGATCTGGCTAAAGCGGGTGCTGATGTTGCGGTGCTGTTTGCTGGCAACTTTGATGCTGCCGAGGAAACGGCTTCCCGTATTCGGGAAACGGGGCAGCGGGCGGAAATTATCCAATGTGATGTAGCGGACGCCGCGCAGGTAAATGAAGCCGTTAAGCAGGTGGTGGAAAGCTTTGGCCGGATTGATATTCTGGTGAATAATGCCGGGATCACCCGGGACAATCTGATGCTGCGCATCAAGGAAGAGGATTGGGATCAGGTGATCAACACCAACCTAAAAGGGGTCTTCCTCTGTACCAAAGCGGTGACTCGGCCGATGATGAAGCAGCGATTTGGCCGTATTATCAATATCAGTTCGGTGGTGGGGTTAGTCGGAAATCCGGGACAAGCCAACTATACGGCGGCAAAAGCGGGTGTGATCGGTTTAACGAAAACAGCCGCCAAGGAATTGGCCAGTCGCGGGATTACGGTAAATGCGATTGCTCCCGGTTTTATTGAAACGGATATGACCACCAAGCTGGGTGATGACGTGCAAAAAGAGCTGTTGGATCAGATTCCATTGTCCCGTTTTGGTAAAGCGGAAGATATCGCCCATGCCGTCACTTTTTTAGCCTCTGATCGGGCTTCCTATATCACCGGTCAGACATTGAAGGTGGATGGTGGTATGGTTACATCATAA
- a CDS encoding beta-ketoacyl-ACP synthase III: MKSVGIIGTGACLPEKVLTNADLEKLVDTSDEWIVSRTGIRERRIADENQASSDLAVEAARRALDSAGLAPSDLDLIIVATVTPDMSFPATACLVQDQLGADRAATFDLSAACTGFLYGVATATQFIQTGLYQHALVIGVDCLSKIMDFTDRNTCVLFGDGAGAAVLGAVDEGSGFLSFELGGDGSGGHLLKQPAGGSRIPASRESVDERLHFVSMNGREVFKFAVRVLGSSAEKALEKAGLTKDDVDFLIPHQANLRIIDTAVQRLGLSHDKVVVNLDRYGNMSSASIPVALDEAVRTGRIQQGDTLVLVGFGGGMTWGSSVLKWTMPTVKSV, from the coding sequence ATGAAATCGGTGGGCATCATCGGTACCGGGGCGTGTTTGCCCGAAAAGGTTTTAACCAATGCGGACTTGGAAAAATTGGTGGATACCAGTGATGAGTGGATTGTATCCCGGACTGGGATTCGGGAGAGACGCATCGCCGATGAGAACCAGGCGTCTTCCGATCTAGCGGTGGAAGCGGCCCGGCGTGCGCTGGATTCAGCAGGATTGGCACCCTCTGACCTGGATCTGATCATTGTGGCTACGGTAACGCCGGATATGTCATTTCCGGCTACGGCCTGCTTAGTTCAGGATCAGCTGGGAGCGGATCGTGCCGCCACTTTCGATTTGTCCGCCGCCTGTACCGGATTTTTATATGGGGTGGCGACGGCGACACAGTTTATCCAAACAGGCCTGTATCAACATGCGCTCGTGATCGGGGTGGACTGCCTTTCTAAGATTATGGACTTTACCGATCGCAACACCTGTGTTCTGTTTGGGGATGGGGCTGGTGCGGCTGTATTGGGGGCCGTTGACGAGGGAAGCGGATTTCTCTCCTTTGAATTGGGTGGAGACGGTTCCGGTGGTCATCTGCTGAAGCAACCGGCGGGTGGTTCTCGCATTCCCGCTTCCCGTGAATCTGTGGATGAGCGGCTTCATTTTGTCTCGATGAATGGGCGTGAAGTGTTTAAATTCGCCGTTCGCGTATTGGGTTCATCGGCGGAAAAAGCCTTGGAAAAGGCGGGTCTAACCAAAGATGACGTCGATTTTCTCATTCCGCACCAAGCCAATCTGCGCATTATCGATACCGCTGTTCAGCGGTTGGGTCTATCCCACGATAAAGTGGTGGTTAATCTGGATCGATACGGCAATATGTCTTCCGCCTCGATTCCGGTAGCCTTGGATGAAGCGGTCCGTACTGGACGTATCCAACAGGGAGATACACTGGTTTTAGTCGGCTTCGGTGGAGGAATGACCTGGGGATCGTCGGTATTGAAATGGACGATGCCAACAGTAAAATCGGTCTGA
- a CDS encoding acyl carrier protein: MADTLERVQKIVVDHLGVDAAQVTPEAAIKDDLGADSLDVMDLILELEDEFSLEIADEEAEKINTVGDIVTYIDSRG; the protein is encoded by the coding sequence ATGGCAGATACGCTGGAACGAGTACAAAAAATCGTCGTGGATCATCTCGGGGTTGACGCTGCACAGGTAACTCCTGAAGCAGCGATCAAAGACGACCTGGGAGCGGACTCCCTGGATGTGATGGATTTGATCCTTGAATTAGAAGATGAATTCTCCTTGGAAATTGCCGATGAAGAAGCGGAGAAAATCAACACGGTGGGGGATATTGTTACTTACATCGACTCCCGTGGATAA
- a CDS encoding helix-turn-helix domain-containing protein has translation MFLDRLMELRKQRKWSIQDTADRLGIPKSTYAGYESGYRRPSLEALTAMADLFGTSLDYLMGRVDDPTFHSKETNPIELTNLQNGNLTVDGNPLSLAEIQHLIAFVRTKRELEKYENVPG, from the coding sequence ATGTTTCTGGATCGATTAATGGAATTGAGAAAACAGAGAAAATGGTCAATACAAGATACGGCCGATCGACTCGGCATTCCCAAAAGCACCTATGCAGGATATGAATCCGGATACCGCCGACCCTCACTGGAAGCATTAACAGCGATGGCGGATTTGTTTGGAACCTCCCTCGATTATCTGATGGGCCGTGTCGATGATCCGACTTTTCATTCTAAAGAAACGAACCCCATCGAACTGACGAATCTCCAAAACGGAAACCTGACCGTCGATGGGAACCCGCTATCGCTTGCGGAGATCCAACATTTGATCGCTTTTGTACGTACAAAGAGAGAATTGGAAAAATACGAAAATGTTCCCGGTTGA
- the rnc gene encoding ribonuclease III, translating into MNLAELGQSTGLVLQDHTLFQQAFTHTSYAHEKKGSGIPLDNERLEFLGDAVLELTVSEHLYQRYPRMKEGDLTRMRARVVCEPSLAMFARQLGFGEHIRLGRGEEMTGGRNRPSLLADVFEAFIGALYLEKGLDAVREFLQAKIFPQIGESWLAQATDAKSQLQEAVQQERLGTLEYQIVDVQGPAHDRQFKAEVWLLGQKLGSGVGRSKKEAEQRAATEGLERFRQQE; encoded by the coding sequence ATGAACCTGGCTGAGCTGGGACAGTCCACGGGCTTGGTCCTCCAGGACCACACCCTTTTTCAACAAGCTTTTACCCATACCTCATATGCCCATGAAAAAAAGGGTAGCGGAATACCTCTGGATAACGAACGGTTGGAATTTCTGGGGGACGCCGTGTTGGAACTGACGGTCTCCGAACACCTCTACCAGCGGTATCCCAGGATGAAAGAAGGCGATCTGACCCGTATGCGTGCCCGAGTGGTATGTGAACCGTCTCTGGCCATGTTTGCCCGTCAACTCGGGTTTGGAGAGCACATCCGTTTGGGCCGCGGAGAGGAGATGACCGGGGGGCGAAATCGCCCTTCCCTCTTGGCTGATGTGTTTGAAGCATTTATCGGAGCACTCTATCTGGAAAAAGGATTGGATGCGGTCCGAGAGTTTCTGCAAGCGAAGATTTTCCCACAGATTGGCGAATCGTGGCTGGCTCAAGCCACCGACGCCAAGAGCCAGCTGCAGGAAGCGGTCCAGCAGGAACGTCTCGGCACATTGGAGTATCAGATCGTCGATGTGCAGGGACCGGCTCATGATCGGCAGTTTAAAGCAGAGGTGTGGCTGCTGGGGCAAAAATTGGGCAGCGGCGTCGGCCGCTCCAAAAAGGAAGCAGAACAACGGGCAGCAACCGAAGGACTGGAGCGATTCCGACAACAGGAATAG
- the fabD gene encoding ACP S-malonyltransferase → MGKIAFLFPGQGSQAVGMGKETYEADALARERFEKADERLGFSLSNLIFTGPEEELRLTANAQPAILTTSAALLSLLEREWAGKPDFVAGHSLGEYTALVAAGVLSFEDAVLAVRQRGLLMEEAVPAGQGGMAAVIGLEREVVDEICRKLRDRGQVVEPANYNCPGQLVISGEKEAVLQASAEAETQGARRVIQLAVSGPFHSRLMKPAAEKMEKVLAELPLHEGRVPVVANVSAQAETDVEAIRHRLVEQIYSPVLWEDSIRWMMEQGVDTFVEIGPGNVLSGLVRKVNRRVTMLSIHSEESLQQALAKMD, encoded by the coding sequence ATGGGGAAAATTGCTTTTCTTTTTCCGGGACAAGGCTCCCAAGCCGTCGGAATGGGAAAAGAGACGTATGAAGCAGATGCACTAGCACGTGAGCGGTTTGAAAAAGCAGATGAGAGATTGGGGTTCTCCCTGTCTAACCTCATCTTTACAGGGCCGGAGGAAGAGTTACGCTTAACGGCCAATGCGCAACCGGCGATTCTGACTACCAGTGCTGCCTTACTGTCATTGCTGGAACGAGAGTGGGCGGGAAAGCCCGATTTTGTCGCTGGTCACTCTTTGGGGGAATACACCGCTTTGGTAGCGGCAGGTGTGCTTTCCTTTGAAGATGCGGTTCTAGCTGTACGACAACGCGGCCTCTTGATGGAAGAGGCGGTTCCGGCGGGACAGGGCGGCATGGCGGCTGTCATCGGCCTGGAGCGGGAAGTGGTGGACGAAATCTGTCGCAAGCTCCGCGATCGGGGACAAGTGGTGGAGCCGGCAAATTACAACTGCCCCGGTCAATTGGTGATCTCCGGTGAAAAGGAAGCAGTGTTGCAAGCATCGGCAGAAGCGGAAACGCAGGGGGCCCGACGGGTGATTCAGCTGGCGGTGAGCGGACCCTTTCATTCCCGCCTGATGAAACCGGCAGCGGAGAAAATGGAGAAAGTGTTGGCTGAGCTTCCCTTGCATGAAGGAAGAGTACCGGTAGTAGCCAATGTGTCCGCACAAGCGGAGACGGATGTAGAGGCGATCCGCCATCGTTTGGTGGAACAGATTTATTCTCCAGTACTGTGGGAGGATAGTATTCGCTGGATGATGGAACAAGGGGTGGATACTTTTGTGGAAATCGGCCCCGGCAACGTTCTCTCCGGCTTGGTTCGCAAAGTAAACCGCCGGGTGACGATGTTGTCCATCCACAGTGAGGAATCCTTGCAGCAAGCATTGGCAAAGATGGATTAA
- the plsX gene encoding phosphate acyltransferase PlsX, translating into MRIAFDAMGGDFAPEAMVDGTLRAAREWPDTQFVLLGVEDEVKPHLAGELPTNVQLMAVTQHIETDEEPVKAIRRKKDSSIVRGCRMVKEGEADVFISAGNTGALMAAGLLVTGRLPGIERPALAPIFPTLTQKGMLVLDVGANPEARPEHLEQYALMGSLYAEAVLGFERPRVGLLNIGAEGGKGTTFTKEVYQRISALPLNFIGNVEARNVLNGDCDVLVCDGFSGNILLKNTEGVAKAIFDRLKKEFTRNAITKLAAAILKPGLKRFATEMDYKEHGGAPLLGLQGPVVKAHGSSDARAVFNAVRQARLYVEQQVITRISDELNRLEGDEHR; encoded by the coding sequence ATGCGCATCGCTTTTGACGCCATGGGAGGGGATTTCGCCCCTGAAGCGATGGTGGACGGAACCCTGCGGGCTGCCCGGGAATGGCCGGATACGCAGTTTGTTTTATTGGGTGTAGAAGACGAAGTAAAGCCCCATCTTGCCGGAGAATTGCCGACTAATGTGCAATTGATGGCGGTTACCCAACATATTGAGACGGATGAAGAACCGGTAAAGGCTATTCGGCGGAAAAAGGATTCCTCCATTGTCAGAGGGTGCCGTATGGTGAAAGAAGGGGAAGCGGACGTCTTTATCAGCGCCGGCAATACGGGGGCGTTGATGGCGGCGGGGCTGCTGGTGACCGGACGACTGCCGGGGATTGAACGTCCGGCCCTGGCACCGATTTTTCCCACCCTCACTCAGAAGGGGATGCTGGTTTTAGATGTAGGGGCCAACCCGGAAGCCCGACCGGAGCACCTGGAGCAGTATGCTCTGATGGGTAGCTTGTACGCTGAAGCGGTACTCGGCTTTGAGCGACCAAGGGTGGGATTGTTAAACATCGGAGCTGAAGGCGGGAAGGGAACTACCTTTACCAAAGAGGTATACCAACGCATTTCGGCGCTACCTCTCAACTTTATCGGCAATGTGGAAGCACGGAATGTGTTAAATGGGGATTGTGATGTACTGGTGTGCGACGGGTTTAGTGGAAACATCTTGTTAAAAAACACCGAAGGGGTGGCCAAAGCCATCTTTGATCGCTTAAAGAAAGAGTTTACACGAAATGCGATCACCAAACTGGCCGCTGCAATCCTGAAGCCCGGGTTGAAGCGCTTTGCTACTGAGATGGATTATAAGGAGCACGGTGGTGCCCCGCTGTTGGGGTTGCAGGGACCAGTTGTAAAAGCCCACGGTTCTTCCGATGCCCGCGCTGTATTTAATGCCGTCAGACAGGCACGGCTATATGTGGAACAACAGGTGATCACCCGCATCAGCGATGAACTAAATCGATTGGAAGGGGATGAGCACCGATGA
- a CDS encoding Nif3-like dinuclear metal center hexameric protein, which yields MVSIQTLAQKLDQLFRLDIMALDSAFSRFIPMVYDSVGIDWKSRFEPDFTRRFNGLMMRGAEEVGRVFLAVFPSDDVLDRFVAEAEAGDLLFMHHPLLMECGDPRGRWGRGFVPIAEERLNAVAKKQLSVYTCHVPMDLGQRIGTNAAIAATLGVKPDAFFFRQAEGEMGWIGNIDQTDTDHLIRRLEKIFAIPYVDFEGKKRESIKRIAIVAGCGDRVEAMREAEGLGADAYITGEVHCHIDNNYGRHRYREMMAYVPLTAMSLIGVSHAASEYHVMKTQMAEWFQHIGVPYTLLPQRRWWL from the coding sequence ATGGTTTCCATACAAACATTAGCACAAAAACTGGATCAATTGTTCCGATTAGATATCATGGCTCTCGATTCCGCTTTTAGCCGTTTTATTCCAATGGTGTACGACTCGGTAGGAATCGACTGGAAAAGCCGGTTTGAGCCGGATTTCACCCGTCGTTTCAACGGTTTGATGATGCGGGGAGCAGAGGAAGTGGGGCGGGTATTTTTGGCGGTGTTTCCCTCGGATGATGTGCTGGACCGGTTTGTGGCGGAGGCGGAAGCGGGAGATCTTTTGTTTATGCACCATCCCCTGCTGATGGAGTGCGGCGATCCACGCGGTCGCTGGGGACGGGGGTTTGTGCCGATCGCGGAAGAGCGGCTAAATGCCGTCGCGAAAAAGCAGCTTTCCGTCTACACCTGCCATGTCCCGATGGATTTGGGCCAAAGGATCGGCACCAATGCTGCGATTGCCGCTACTTTAGGCGTAAAGCCAGACGCTTTTTTCTTCCGGCAAGCGGAGGGGGAGATGGGCTGGATCGGCAATATCGACCAAACGGATACCGATCATCTGATCCGGCGGTTAGAGAAGATTTTTGCTATTCCCTATGTGGATTTTGAAGGGAAGAAGCGGGAATCAATCAAGCGTATCGCCATTGTCGCCGGATGTGGTGACCGGGTAGAGGCGATGCGGGAGGCGGAGGGCTTGGGAGCGGATGCGTATATCACCGGGGAAGTCCACTGCCATATCGATAACAATTACGGTCGCCACCGCTATCGGGAGATGATGGCGTATGTGCCCCTTACCGCGATGTCTCTAATCGGAGTATCCCATGCCGCTTCTGAGTACCATGTGATGAAAACACAGATGGCAGAATGGTTTCAGCATATCGGTGTCCCCTACACATTGCTCCCGCAACGGCGTTGGTGGTTGTGA
- the aspA gene encoding aspartate ammonia-lyase, with translation MNNLTVDASYRIEKDFLGEKDIPADAYYGIQTLRATENFPITGYRLHPSLIRAMAMVKKAAALANMETGRLNPRLGQAIVTAAQEIIDGKWHDQFIVDPIQGGAGTSINMNTNEVIANRGLELLGERKGNYFQLSPNTHVNMAQSTNDAFPTGIHLATLHLLERLLVTMQEMSNGFKKKANEFDPIIKMGRTHLQDAVPIRLGQEFEAYHRVLERDIKRVKQSRQHLYEVNMGATAVGTGLNADPRYIDRVVKHLSEISGFPLVSADHLVDATQNTDTYTEVSAALKVCMMNMSKMANDLRLMASGPRAGLAEILLPARQPGSSIMPGKVNPVMAEVINQVAFQVIGNDHTICLASEAGQLELNVMEPVLVFNLLQSISIMDHAFRAFTDYCLSGIEANQARLKENVEKSVGVITAVNPHIGYEVAARIAREAIVTGASVRDLCLKYNVLSKEELDLILDPYEMTHPGIAGERLLEK, from the coding sequence ATGAACAACCTCACCGTGGATGCGTCATACCGGATTGAAAAAGATTTTCTCGGGGAAAAGGATATTCCTGCTGATGCTTACTATGGCATCCAAACCTTACGTGCAACCGAAAACTTCCCCATTACCGGCTATCGGCTTCATCCCTCTCTTATTCGGGCGATGGCGATGGTGAAAAAAGCGGCGGCGCTTGCGAATATGGAGACTGGTCGGCTCAATCCGCGATTGGGCCAAGCAATCGTGACAGCGGCTCAGGAAATTATCGATGGGAAGTGGCATGATCAATTTATTGTGGATCCGATCCAGGGTGGAGCGGGAACCTCCATCAATATGAACACCAATGAGGTAATTGCCAACCGTGGGCTGGAACTGTTGGGAGAACGAAAAGGGAATTATTTTCAATTAAGCCCCAATACCCATGTCAATATGGCGCAATCGACGAATGACGCCTTCCCAACTGGCATCCACCTCGCCACCCTCCATTTGTTGGAGCGATTGCTTGTTACGATGCAGGAGATGAGCAACGGGTTTAAGAAAAAAGCAAACGAGTTTGATCCGATTATTAAAATGGGGCGGACTCATCTGCAAGATGCGGTTCCCATCCGTCTGGGCCAGGAATTTGAAGCGTATCATCGGGTGTTGGAACGTGACATCAAGCGGGTGAAACAATCCCGTCAACATTTGTATGAGGTGAATATGGGGGCTACCGCCGTCGGCACCGGGCTAAACGCCGATCCGCGTTATATCGATAGGGTAGTCAAACACCTGTCAGAGATCAGCGGCTTTCCATTGGTAAGTGCCGATCATCTGGTGGATGCGACTCAGAATACGGATACGTATACCGAGGTTTCTGCTGCGCTCAAAGTTTGTATGATGAATATGTCCAAAATGGCCAACGATTTGCGCTTGATGGCTTCCGGTCCTCGTGCAGGGCTGGCTGAGATTTTGTTGCCTGCTCGTCAGCCCGGCTCTTCCATTATGCCTGGGAAAGTAAATCCCGTGATGGCAGAAGTAATCAACCAGGTCGCTTTTCAAGTGATCGGCAACGACCATACCATCTGTCTTGCTTCGGAAGCCGGACAACTGGAGTTAAATGTGATGGAGCCGGTTCTCGTCTTTAATTTGCTGCAATCCATCAGCATTATGGACCATGCATTTCGTGCGTTTACCGACTACTGTCTGTCTGGAATCGAGGCAAATCAAGCGAGGTTAAAGGAAAATGTGGAGAAGAGCGTCGGGGTGATTACAGCGGTCAACCCGCACATCGGCTACGAAGTTGCGGCCCGCATTGCCCGGGAAGCGATCGTGACAGGTGCTTCTGTTCGTGATTTGTGCTTAAAATACAATGTTTTGAGTAAAGAGGAACTCGATTTGATCTTAGATCCATACGAAATGACACACCCCGGCATTGCGGGGGAACGCTTATTGGAAAAGTGA
- a CDS encoding asparaginase produces the protein MKRLLLLTTGGTIASIEGKDGLAPGMTAADLFNYLPHTRDYHMEYQTLMNIDSTNMQPELWVQIAETIANNYDHYDGFVVTHGTDTMAYTSAALSYMLQNGTKPIVITGSQVPIHYDKTDAKKNIADAARLACEAIAGVYVVFDGRVIQGTRAVKMRTKSYDAFESINHPYVAFIDRGEVRYHQGVPSMEKGELKLDTSLCPDVFLLKLYPGMKPELLDRIKGLYQSVIIESYGNGGIPFEKRDLLSKIKELIDSGMVVAITTQCLEEGEDLFLYEVGRKVAQNLIILSRDMNTEAMVAKLMWTLGKTKDLQEVKRIMETPIAHDLSLEHQKESG, from the coding sequence ATGAAACGATTACTCTTATTGACAACGGGTGGAACGATCGCTTCCATCGAGGGAAAAGACGGGCTCGCTCCTGGAATGACGGCCGCAGATTTATTCAATTATTTGCCGCATACCCGAGATTATCACATGGAATACCAAACATTGATGAACATAGACAGCACCAATATGCAGCCGGAGCTATGGGTACAGATTGCGGAAACCATCGCCAATAATTACGACCATTATGACGGCTTTGTGGTTACTCATGGAACCGATACCATGGCGTATACTTCGGCGGCGCTTTCCTATATGCTGCAAAACGGAACCAAGCCCATCGTGATTACCGGTTCGCAAGTGCCCATTCATTATGATAAGACCGATGCCAAAAAGAATATCGCCGATGCTGCGCGCCTCGCTTGTGAAGCGATTGCTGGAGTCTATGTGGTGTTTGACGGTAGGGTGATCCAGGGAACTCGAGCGGTTAAAATGCGAACCAAAAGTTATGACGCCTTTGAAAGTATTAATCATCCTTATGTGGCTTTTATCGATCGAGGGGAAGTCCGTTACCATCAAGGCGTACCTTCCATGGAGAAGGGGGAGTTAAAGCTTGATACCTCTCTCTGTCCCGATGTTTTCCTATTGAAGCTGTATCCGGGAATGAAGCCGGAACTCCTTGACCGCATCAAGGGTTTGTATCAAAGTGTCATCATCGAAAGTTACGGCAACGGAGGCATTCCATTTGAGAAAAGGGATTTACTTTCTAAAATCAAGGAATTGATCGATTCCGGAATGGTAGTGGCCATTACCACCCAATGCTTAGAAGAGGGAGAAGATCTGTTTTTGTATGAAGTGGGGCGAAAAGTGGCCCAAAACCTGATCATTCTTTCCCGGGATATGAATACAGAAGCGATGGTGGCCAAGTTGATGTGGACATTGGGGAAAACGAAGGATCTTCAAGAAGTGAAACGAATCATGGAAACACCGATTGCTCATGATCTTTCGTTGGAACATCAAAAGGAGAGCGGATGA